DNA sequence from the Geobacter sp. AOG2 genome:
GCCCTGCACCTGCTCCATGCCCGGCAGAGCGGGGTGGCCACCTTCGGGCTGCACGAACTGATCGCAACCCCCTTGCCGGCCGGCACCCAGCTCTGGCTGTTCGCCGCCTTTTTTCTGGCCTTTGCCATCAAGTTCCCACTTTTTCCCTTGCACACCTGGCTGCCGGACGCCCACACCGACGCACCCACCGCCGGGAGCGTGATCCTGGCCGGGCTCCTGCTCAAGACCGGCAGCTACGGCCTGATCCGCTTCGGCTACCCGCTCTTCCCCCAGGCGGCTCATACGTTGACGCCGCTGTTCTACACCCTGGCCATCGCCGGTATCATCTACGCCTCGCTGGTGGCCTTTGCCCAGGAGGACATGAAGCGTCTGATCGCCTATTCCAGCATCGGCCACATGGGGTACGTGGCCATCGGTATCGCCGCCTGGCAACCGGTGGCCCTGTCTGGCTCCATTATCCAGATGGCCAACCACGGTGTAACCACCGGCGCCCTGTTCGCCATGGTAGGCATGCTGGACGAGCGGGCGCACACTCGGGAGATTGGCGCCTTCGGCGGGCTGTGGGGCAAAATTCCGCTCTGGTCGTTCTTCTTCCTGCTCTTCTCCATGGCTTCGGTCGGCCTGCCGGGGTTGAACAACTTCGTGGGCGAGTTCCTGGTGCTGGCCGGCACCTTTACAAAATCCCCGCTGGCGGCGGAGCTGGCTTTCGCCGGCATCGTCCTGACCCTGGTGTACACGGTGCGGCTGGTGCAGGAGGTGGTCTTTCAAACGGAACGCAGGCCCCTGCCGCTGGCGGACTTGGATCGCCGTGAAATCTTTATCCTGACCGTGCTGGCCCTGATGGTAGTCTGGATGGGCGTACATCCCGCGCCGTTCCTGGAACTGATCCACGGACCGGTGCAGCTTCTGACCGGGGGGATGCCATGACGAAAACAGACCTGATTGCACTCATGCCTCTGATCATCCTGGCCGGGGGCAGCGTTGCGGTTCTGTTGGCGGGGGCGGTTCGACCGGGTGGATGGCTCTATAAGCTGGCTCTCGCTTTTGTCGCCGCTGACCTGGTGTGGACGATTGCCGTACCGGCCGTCGCGGTCATGCCGGGCCTTGCCGTTACTCCCTTCTCCCGTTTCTTTACCGCATTCCTCGATAGCACCGGCCTTGTGGCCCTGCTGCTGGCCTCCGGCTACAACAAGCGGCGCGGCATCGTAGGGGAGGAGTACCCGGCTACCCTGCTCTTCGCCCTGGCCGGCATGGGGGCGGCCTGTGCCGCCACCGACCTGCTGATGCTCTTCCTTGGCCTGGAGGCCTTTACTTTTGCGTTCTACATCCTGGTGGCCGTGGAACGGGATTCGGTCCGGGGAGGTGAGGCGGGGCTGAAGTACCTGCTTAACGGCACCCTGTCGGCTGCCATCCTGGCCATGGGGATTGCCTTGATCTATTGCAGCCGCGGGACGCTCAAGCTGGCCGAACTGGCCCTGCACCCGATGGCTCTGGAACCGTTGTTTCTGGCCGGTGTCTGCATGGTCGTCCTGGGATTGGCCTTCAAGCTCTCCTGGGTCCCGGCTCATCTCTGGACACCGGACGTGTACCAGGGTGCACCGGCCCCGGTGACGGCGCTCCTCTCCACTGCCTCCAAGGGCGCCTCGGTAGCGGCCGTACTCCTCGTACTGCCTCTGGCGGCCGAATGGCGTGGCGGCCGCGACGTACTCTGGTGTCTGGCAGTTGCCACCATGGTCTGCGGCAACCTGGCGGCCCTGATGCAGACCGGTGTCAAGCGGCTCCTGGCTTGGTCGTCGGTGGCCCAGATGGGGTACATCGCCCTGGCCTTTGTGGCCCTGCCCGCCGGTGGGGGACGCGCGGCCCTTTTTTACATCGTAGCCTATGCTGCGGCCGGGCTGGCCTCCTTCGGCGCGGTGTCGGTCCTGTCGGATGGAGCGGACCGGGACGCTATCGAGCAGTACCGCGGCCTGGGATACCGCAATCCTCTTGCCGGAGCGGCCCTGACGGTGTCATTGTTTTCCCTGGCCGGGATTCCCCCGGCGGCCGGTTTCATGGCCAAGTTCGCGGTCTTTAGCGCCGCGCTGCGGGCGGGTGAAACCGCATTGACCCTGGTTGGCGTCCTCTCGGCTCTGGTGGGGGTCTTCTTCTATCTGCGGGTGGTAGTTGCACTCTACATGAAGCCTGTCGACGGGACGGCCCCGGCAGCTCGGCGGCTCACAATTTCAGAGATAGCTGCCTTGGTCATTCCGACACTGGCAACCGTATTCATGGGTGTTTGCCCCTCACCGTTGCTCGATCTGCTGGCACGGATTCTGAGATAAAAAGACCGGCAAAAAAGGAAAAAGGCCGCCCGAAAAACGGACGGCCTTTTGGGGCTTCGACAGGTATATCTCCTCCCACCATGATGGGATTTCAAGATTGCAGCGTAATCACGCTTAAAGAGGGCATCAACTGAAGAGAGGCGCCGTGGTGACCGGGATGATCCCCGCCTTTTCGGCCCGCTCCATGAGACATTTGATGGCTCTTATCCCCTCCTCGCCCAGATCGTTTGAGAAATCGTTGACGTACAGGCCGATATGGGCCGAGCAGACCTCCTCGTCCATCTCCTGGGCATGCTCGTGGATGTAATGGGCCGCAGAGGCCGGATTGGCGCGGGAATAGGTTACCCCGTCCCGCAGCGCGTTTTCGATGGCTGCAATGGTGTCGGCCCCCATGGATCGCTTGGCGACGATACCACCCAGGGGGATCGGAAGGCCGCTTTCCCTTTCCCACCACTCTCCGAGGTCGAGTATTTTGTGCAGGCCGAAGCCCTGGTAGGTGAAGCGTGATTCGTGGATGATCACCCCGGCATCGGCGTTGCCGCTTAACACTGCATCCATGATCTCGTTGAAGGGCATCACCAGGAAGTTTTTCAGAGTAGGGTCGAACAGGCGCAGCAAGAGCAGCGCCGTGGTGAAACGCCCCGGAACCGCAATAGTCCTGTCGCGCAGGTCAGTGGGGTCGATATGCTCCTTTGCCACTAACAACGGCCCGCAACCCCGACCAAGAGCGCTGCCCGAATGGAGCAGGGCGTACTCATCGCGGATATGCCCCAAGGCGTGGTAGGAGACCTTGGTGACATCCAGTTCACCCCTGAGGGCTAATTGATTGAGGGTCTCCACATCCTCCAGTCGCTCCTTGTAGGAAATGCCGCGAGTATCCACAAGACCGTGCACGAGAGGGTAGAACATGAAGGTATCGTTGGGACAAGGGGAAAAACCGAGGGTCAGGGGTGTGGTCATAATGGGCTCCTTATGGTTATTGCCTGAATCCGTGATGCCTTCACGGTTCCTCTCACTTGATCCGCACTTCTGGCTTCGCGGATTCAAGCGCTACCGGTGACCGGCTTTCATATCATCCTCCCAATCACGCCATTCCACCCGATACCTGTTCAGGTAGTGGTCGACCGCCTGGCCGATGGTGGGGAAGAAATTTTCCGTGCCGAACCTGGCGAACAGGCCGTAGCGTTTGAGGTGATCCTTTACCGGGCCTTTCATTTCCGCAAAACACAATTCGATCCCGTCTTTGTGTAGTTCCTCGACGAGTTCCACAAGCACGTCGGCTGCGGTGATGTCCACGTCGGTAACCGGTTCGGCTGCAATCGCGATACAGCGCGTTGGGGCAGGTGCATCGGATATGGCCCGAAGCACACCCTCGCGGAACATCTCCGCGTTGGCGAAGAACAGGGGGGCATCCCAGCGGAAGAGCACCAACCCCTGAATGCGCCGCGCCTCGGGATGGCGCGTGATGTCATGATACCCTTTCATACCGTCCACCCGGCCCAGGACGGCATGGTACGGACGCCAGGCCCGCCAGATGAAGGTTAAGAGCGCCAGGCCGACGGCGATGAAGATACCGGGGATGACGCCTAACAGGGCAACGCCCAGGAAACAGACAATCGACAGGTAGAACTCGCCACGCCGCAGGTGATACAGGCGTCGGACTTCCTTGACCTCTACAATGGCGCTGCAGGCCGAGATGACGACCGCGGCGAGGGCTGCGGTGGGCACATACCGCATCAGCCGGGGAAAAAAGATCAGGAGCAGGGCGATGCACATCGCGCCGACGACGCCCGTGACCTGCGTTCTTGCCCCTGCCGATTCCGCCACCGGCGTACGCGACGCGCTGCTGCTCACGGAGAAACCCTGGAAGAACCCGGTGGCCACGTTGGCGATGCCGAGGGCGATCAACTCCTGGTTCTCGTCGACGTAATAGCCGCCACGCAATGCATAGACACGGGAGAGTACGCTCATGTCGGCAATGGAAACGAGGGCTATTGCCGCCGCGCCGGTACACAAGGCGACGAACTCGCTGCCGGAAACGCTGGCGATGTGGAGGACCGGCAACCCCTGGGGCAGCGCTCCGACCACGGAGATGTGCGCCCGCCCTGCAAGATCGAACAGCGCAACGGCCGCGGTGGCTCCGGTTACCGCGATTAGCACGCCGGGCAAGCCGCGTCCCCACCTTTTTACCGCGAAGATCACCGCCAGACAAGAAAAACCGATGGCGCACGCGGTACCGTTGGCGCGTCCGTTCAAAATGCCGTGAACAAGGCTGGTCAGCGACCCGGCGAGGCTACCGCCATCCACGGAAAATCCGCACAGTTTCGGTAATTGACTGATGAGTAGGGTGAGGGCTATGCCGTTCAGGTAGCCGTGGCGGACCGGTTTGGAGAGGAGGTCGGTGATGAATCCGAACTTGGCGATGCCGGCCAGGATACACAGAACCCCCGCGATTACGGCGAGCATGGCGGCGAGAGCGGCCGCACGGTCCGCGTCACCCGCGGCCAATGGTAGAACGGTCGCCGCGATAAGAGCGGTGAGCGCCGAATCGGGCCCGAGCACCAGAATGCGGCTCGGCCCGAAGACGGCATATGCCAGGAGCGGGACAATGGTGGCGTAAAGGCCGTAGATGGCGGGCAGGCCCGCTGCCTCGGCATACCCCATGCCGACCGGCACGAGTACCGCCGTAAGCGCCAGCCCTGCTACGAGATCCTGCAAAAAAACGGCCCTGCTGTAGTGGCTCAGCATCACCACGCCGGGTAGCAAACGGCGCAAACCGTGTGTGCGGGCATGACGGATCAAGGGGGCAGGTGCGATTTCAGGCGCCATTGGCAATGTCCCTCGCGGATAGCTGGAGAAGGATCAAACCAGCATGCGCCCGTTTTCAATGATGACCTGCTCGCCGCCATCAGCCATGACCAAGGTCAGGGTGGGGCGGTAAAAAACGTAATCCTCATGGAAGGGTGCGCTGACCTTGCCGCCGAAACCTGAGTTGTCCCCCAGGGCGATATGGATCGTGCCAAGGATCTTCTCGGCCTCCAGCACATTATCCGGGCGGCTGGCCTTGTCGTTGGTGCCGATGCCCAGTTCGGCAATATTACGGCAGTTGGCGTTCTCGGCGAATTTGGCCTCAAGCCTGGTGCGTTGCGGGTCGGTGCCCTCAATCCGGACCACGACGCCATTCTCCACGTACAGCCGTAGCGGCTCGTCCAATTTGCGGGTCGGCCCCCACTCGATCACCATAATGCCGTGGCTTTTTCCCTCCAGCGGTGCAAGATACCCCTCGCCGGCCGGCAGGTTGCCGAAGCTGCCGGCAGCGGTCAGCAAGCCGTCGTCGCCCCCGGCCTGCCTGCCCTGCTTGCAGATCATCATGTCGGTGCCGTTGGGGCAGGTGACCCGAACCCACTCCGCCCGGTTGACCGCCGCCACCAACCGGGCGGTGCGATCCGCCAGCGTCTGCCAATCCACGGTCATGGAGCTGTGGAACATGTCCGGGTCGAAGTGCGGCAGGCTGGCGAAGCGCGTGCCGGTGGCGCAGGCCAGGGCGCGGTAACGAGTGTGGCTGGTTGAGTTGTTGGAAAGGGCGATGATGATGTCCGCCACGGTTTCTTTGCGGGCCAGGATGATCTCGCGGCCCGCCGCGATCTCGTCGGGGGTGGCCTGCTTTGTCAGGAGACTTGTCAGCAATCCTGACCTCTCCAGTTCGGAAATGGTCTCGTCGCCGAAGGTGGCCAGCCAGAGTTCCCGCGGCGGCTCGGCGCCCGAGGCCGGTGTGGCGGGAAATTCCACAAAACTGCTGCTACCATAGGTTTTGGCGGCGAAATCAGCCGCGAGGCGGGCGGTGGCGTTCAGGCGCATGCGCCGGTCCCGGTCGCTTGCGGAGACCGTTTCATCGGGCCGGATCGTGTCGCTGAATACCAAAACCCGCTCGTTGTCACGGATGCCCATGTTGGTTTCAAAGAGTGATCGAAATGCTCCGTCGAGAGAGGTCATGGCGGTATCCTTCCGTTGCGTAAAGTGCTGCCTGCCCCTCTCTATACCACAGAATGGCGTAAAGGTGAAACCGCTTGAAAGGAAAGGGTATACAAAGATTTTTTTTCCCTTGATTTCTGGAACATTATTGTGCTACTCATGCATACTGTATACACATTTTTTGGGTAGATTTGAACAATAATTGCAAGAGCTTAACCCCTTGGTTCGCGGGGTCCGGTTTTCGGAGGTTCGAGTGGCTTCAGTAGTCTTTTCCACGTGGGGCAGGAACGTCGTAGACAACAGGAATGTTTCCGGTGAACCGGAGGCGGTGGTCTTCAAGCTGCCGGTAGCCTTTGATGGCGAACGTCCGTTGCGCGCGTTCATGGGATGGGACGGCATCATTCTGTTCGACAAGGACGTCGATGTACCGGCCATGACGGCCGAATACATGAAGCGTGTCCAGACCTTGTACTGCTGCGGCAAGTGCACGCCGGGCAAGAAGGGCACCAAGGTGCTGATGGACCTGTTCAAGGGGGTGTTGGACGGCACGGCCGTCGAGGCCGACCTGGATAAGGTTGGGGATCTTGCCGACTTGCTCAGGAATTGCAAATGCACCCTTTGCCAGAGTGCGACGGTGCCGGTTTTCGATGCGGTGCAGCATTACCGTGCCGACTTCGTCGCCCGCCTGCACGAGCGCCGTGCGGTCAAGAGTGCCGACGAGTACATTCACAAGATCACCGCGCCTTGCATGGATAAATGTCCGTCTCACATCGATATACCCCGGTACATCGAGGATATCAAAAACCTCCGCTTCTCCGATTCCTTGTCAACTATCCGCGAAAACATGCCGCTCCCGGCCGTCTGCGGACGGGTCTGCCCGCACCCCTGCGAGACCGCCTGCCGCCGCAAAAATGTGGACGATGCCATCAATATCATGGTGCTCAAACGGTCCGCCTCGGATTACGAGCGACTGCACAAACTTTTGCCCCCAATGCAACCCAAGGCGAAGAAGAGCAAGACGGTCGGCATTGTGGGCGCCGGCCCGGCAGGTCTGGCCGCAGCCTATTACCTGGCTCTGGAAGGATACCCCTGCACCATCTACGAAGCACTGCCGGAAGGGTACGGCGGCGGCATGATCGCAGTCGGCATCCCGGCCTACCGCATGCCGCGCACGATCCTGCAGCGCGACATCGACATCATTCAGGCCATGGGGGTCGAGATCGTCTACAACTGCCGCGTCGGCACGGACATTTCCCTGGCGGACCTGAAGAAAAAGCATGACTCCGTATTCGTCGCCCCTGGTGCTCACCGTTCCAAGCCCATGGGTGTGGAGGGAGAGGACAAGGGGTACAAGGGCTTCCTCAAGGGGGGGATCGACTTCCTGCGGGAAGCCTACATGGGCAAGCCGACCGGCATGGGCAAGAAAGTTGTTGTGGTCGGGGGCGGCAATACCGCCATCGACTGCGTCCGAGTCGCCCTGCGCGAGGGAGCTGAGGATTCGTACCTAGTCTATCGCCGTTCCCGCAAGGAGATGCCTGCCGATGTGTGGGAGGTGGACGGCGCCGACGAGGAGGGGGTCAAGTTCGAGTTCCAGGTTCTCCCCACCCGGATCATCGCCAACGACAAGCATGAGGTAACCGGCGTTGAGTGTGTCCGCATGGAGTTGGGAGAACCTGACGCATCCGGCCGCCGCCGCCCTGAACCGATGCCGGGCAGCGAGTTTGTCATTGAGTGCGACACGGTCATCCCGGCCATCGGCCAGGACGCTGACCTGGGGTTCATCCCACCCGACATGGGCATCGATATCAGCAAGTGGAACACGGTGGTCACCAGGTACCTGCCCCTCAAGGATGCGGCCGGAAAGGATCTCAAGGACGGCATGGGCAACCCGCTCTCCCGCTCGCTGATGACCGACTGCGAGGGCGTCTTTGCCGGCGGAGATGCCGAGATCGGCCCTCTGACGGTGGTGGCCTGCGTCGGTAACGCTCATCGTGCCGCGCGGGTCATCCAGCGTTGGCTTGAGGAGGGCAAGGCCTATCTCACCGAAGATGATATCTTTGACGACCTGCTTACCTATCTAGGGGTGTACGACAAGGGCGAGAAGGTGTCCTGGCTCGATTCTGCGGCGCGTGCCCATCAGAAAGAGGTCCATGGTAAAGAGCGGGCCAGCCTCAAGAACTACAGCGAGGTTGAACTGGGCTTCAGCGACAGCGTGGCCCAAGCCGAGGCCGACCGGTGTCTGCGCTGCTACCGCATGGCCATGGTGGCTGTGTAAGAGGTCGTTGAAAAACGGTCATTCGCCACCGTCCTCGAAAGCCCTTTCGTGCGGTGTAGCGCTGCTACGCCTCTGCGGGGCATTCTGCGAGTGCGCCGATCTGACTATTTTTTAACAACCTGAGTTTTTCAATAGCCTACTAATAGGAAAAATCGCATTCAAACTCTGGAGTTGTGTATGGTTACGCTGACGATTGACGGCAGGCAGATACAGGTCCCCGCAGGGACGACCATTCTGGATGCGGCCGCTGAGCTGGGGATCAAAATCCCGACGCTCTGCTGGCTGAAAAAGGTTTCCACCACCGGGGCCTGCCGAATCTGTGTGGTACAGATCGAGGGGGTCGACCGGTTTATGACCGCCTGCAATACACCGGTCAAGGACGGCATCGTTGTCACTACCATGTCGCCGCAGTTGGAGAAGGCCCGCAGGAAGACGCTGGAGTTGCTGCTGGTAAATCACCCGCTGGACTGTCCAGTCTGCGATGCGGCGGGCGAATGCGACTTGCAGGATACCTGCTACGGTCTCAAGGTGGACCGGAACGAGTATACCGCCGAGTTGGAGTCCTTGCCCATCAGTTACGATTGGCCCTTGATCGAAAACTGCGCCACCCGTTGCATCCTGTGCGAAAAGTGCGTCAAGGTCTGCCACGAGATCGTGGGGGCCGACGCCATTGAGGTCAAGAACTGCGGTGACCGCTCTCTGATCGGCACAGTGAACGGGAATCCGCTCGATTGCGACTTCTGCGGCAACTGCATTAATGCTTGCCCCACCGGCACCCTGATCAGCAAGCCGTTCAAATTTCGCGGGCGTCCTTGGACCTTCGACGTGACTAAAAGCATCTGCGCCTTCTGCTCGTCCGGTTGCCAGATCGAATACCATTCCCGCGACGGCCGCGTGGAACGGGTCACCAGCTCCGATGACGGGTTTAATCGCGGCAACCTGTGTATCAATGGCCGTTTCGGCTACGCAGCCTTCAATTCCTCCGGCAGACTGACCGTACCGCTCCTCAGGGACGGCGCCGGCAACCAGCAGAAGGCCGGCTGGGACCAGGCTCTGGGCACAGTTGCGGCTCGGCTGAAGGATATTGTCTCCGTCAGCGGCGGGGCCAGTGTGGCCGGCATTGGATCGCCCCGGGTGACCAACGAGGAAAGCTATCTCTTTCAAAAATTTCTGCGCGGTGCCGTGGGCACCAACAACGTCGATTCCGAGGCGCGCCTCGGCTATTTCCCGGCTCAACTCATCCAGTGGCGGATGCTCGGATACAGCGGTGGGACTTATACCATGGATGCCATTGAGCAGGCCTCGGCGGTCGTGATTCTGGGGAGTGACCTCAAGTCGGAATCGGCCGGTTTTGCCTACCGGATGATCCAGGCCGCCACCAAAAACGACGCCAAGGTCGTGGTAGCCGGTGCGCGTGCCACCTGGATCAACAGTTATGCCAACAGTTTTCTCCAGTACCGTCCCGGCAGCGAGGCCTGGCTGGTGACTGGTCTTAACAAGGCCATCTTGGCGGAAGGGTTTGAAAATAAGGAATTCATCGCCGCTGACACCAAGGAGTTCGCCGCGTTTACCACAGCCCTTGGCGGCATATCCTTCGATCAGATTGCCGAAGCGAGCGACGTCGGCGAGGCCGACCTGCGCGAGGCAGCCCGTCTGATTGGTACCAGTGGCCGCGTGGCCGTCATCTACGGTGCCGAGATCATACGTTCCGCCGATGCGGCAAACGCCGTGACCGGAACGGTCAACCTGGCGCTCCTGACCGGTGCAGCAGGCACGGGCGGAGCAGGAATCTATCCGCTGGACGAGAAGAACAACACCCAGGGGATGCTGGACATGGGGGTCTGCCCCGAATATCTGCCCGGCTATCACAGCTACGAGCATGCCGCCGCCCGTTTTAGCGCGGAGTGGAAGACCGCAGTTCCCGGTACGGTCGGCAAGGACCTCTTCCAGATCATCGAAGGAATAGAAAAGGGCGACATCCGGGCGCTGTACGTCATGGGAAGCGACCCGCTGCATTTCATGCCGGACCGCAACCGCATCCTGAAAGCCCTTCAGAAACTGGATCTCTTGGTGGTGCAGGACCTGTTCCTGACTGAAACCGCCCGTTTGGCCCACATCGTGCTGCCTGCCGCCGGCGGGGCGGAGAAGGCCGGTTCCTTCACCACCGTGGACAACCGGGTGCAGTGTTTCCCTCGCGCCGTGGTTCCGGCCGGTGATGCCCGAACCGATGGCGAGATCCTGATGAAGCTTTACGATCTCGTGTCGCCCGTAACCAATATTGCGGCTACGCCCGTGGAAGAGCTTCACCATGAGATCGCCCGGCTGAGTGAGCTCTACAGTGAGCAGTGCGACCATGAGGGATGTCGCATGGGGCGGGTCAAGAACCGCCTCGCCTTCAGCGATAAGCCGGCAACTTTTGTACCGTTAACGCCTGCGCCAGTAGTCCGGCGTGACGCGGCCCATCCCCTAAGCCTCATTGTCGGCCCGGCGCTGCGCCACAACGGCAGTTTCTCCACTTGGTCGGACAACAATATGGCCGTTGCCGGTGAGGCGTATGTGGAGATAGCGCCTGCGGACGCGCACAAGGCGGGGATTGTTACCGGAAACGTGGTGAAGCTCACTTCTCCCCACGGCAGCGTCATTCTCACGGCCAAAGTGCTGGAAAAGGCACAGGAGGGTACGTTGTTCGCTCCGGCCCACTTCCGTGAGGCTCAGGTGAACCTGCTGACCCATGGAGCCGGCGGTTCGGTGGGGGTCAAGCTGGAAAAGGCCTGATGACAAAGCGCCGCTTCCCGCAGCGCTTCAAGCCGTTGCAAAAATCTCAGGTTGTTCAAAAATAGTCAGATCGTCGCAACCGCAGAAGGCCATGAGGAGGCGTAGCAGCGCTACGCCGCACGAAAGGGTCTTCGAGGACGGCGGCGATATGGCTGTTTTTCAACAACCTCAAGCGCCGCCTCCTGCGGCGCTTTTTGTTTGCCTGATCCCGCGCCACGCCTGTATACTTGCCTCATGACCTGGAAGATCAGACAAAAGCTGCGCGCCCTGCTGGAGGCGGAAACCAGTCTGCACTCCGGTGCGCGGGGGCGGGGTGGGCAACTCTCGGTCTGCCTGGCCTACCCCAACTCCTACCAAACAGCCATGAGTAGCCTGGGGTTCCAGACGATCTTCGGCCTCCTGGCGGAATCCCCCGGCATTCTCTGCGAGCGGACTTTTCTGCCTGACCGAGAGGATCTGGGCGAATACCGGCGTAGCGGTACACCGCTCCTCTCCCTGGAGAGCCAGCGTCCCGTGGCGGACTTCGATGTAGTCGCCTTTTCGACCTCCTTCGAGCCGGATTACCTCCACATACCCCTCATGCTGGAGTTGGCGCGTATTCCGGTTTTAGCCGCAGAACGCTCGGATGCCAATCCCTTGGTCATGGCGGGGGGAGCGGCGTTTTTCATCAACCCGGAACCGGTGGCTGACCTGCTTGACGTGGTCTGCATCGGCGAGGGAGAAGAACTCATCCCTGCCCTGGTGTCATGCCTCATGTCGCCGCAACGGGGGGGCAGGGCCGGTCTGTTGTCCACTTTGGCGGCCCGGCCCGGCTTCTATGTGCCATACCTTTATCAACCACAGTATGATGCCGATGGCCATCCGACCGGTTTTGCCAGCGCTCCGGACGCCCCGCTGCCGGTGGCCCGTGCCTGCCCTGCGTTGGAACACCACCGCCCGGCTTCATCGCTGATCCTGACAAACAACACTGAATTCGGCGATATGTTTCTGGTGGAGGTGAGCCGGGGGTGCCCACGCGGCTGCCGTTTCTGTAGCGCGGGTTTCATCTACGGCCCCTTTCGCCAGCAGCCTTTCGAACACCTTGCGGCAGCGGTGGACAATGGACTCAAGCATCGCTCCAAGGTCGGGCTGGTGGGGGCGGCGGTCTCGGACTATCATGCTATCGGCCGACTGTGCGGTTACATCGTTGCAAAGGGGGCCAAGGTTTCGGTCTCGTCCTTGCGCATCGACCGGTTGGACGACACCATGCTGGATGCCCTGACCGCGAGCGGCCACAAAACCATCTCCCTGGCGCCGGAGGGCGGCTCTCAGCGGCTGCGGGACCTGATTCGCAAGAATCTGAGCGAGAGGCAGATCCTGGATGCCTGCGACATGCTGATCTCCCGGGACATCCTCAACCTGAAACTGTACTTCATCATCGGCCTGCCCACGGAGACGGATGGGGATCTGGATGAACTGCTCCGACTTGTGGAGGCCATCCGCGAGCGGGTGCTGGAGCGGGCGCGGGCGAATAAACGGATCGGCGAGATCTGCCTGTCGGTCAACCCCTTCATCCCCAAACCGTTTACCCCCTTCCAATGGTGTGGCATGGAACCGCTTGTCTCTCTGGAACGGAAGGTGAAGCTTTTGGAAGCGGCCGTGCGCGCCATGCCCAATGTGCGCCTCAAGGTGGAGAGCCTGCGGGAGTCGTACCTTCAGGCCCTGCTGTCCCGTGGGGACCGGCGGCTTTCGGGGATGCTGGTTGCCATGGCAACGGGGAGTTCTCTCAAAAAGGCGGCCAAGCAGTGCGGGATAGATACGGACGGGTATGTGTGTCGCGACATCCCTGAGGGTGCGATCCTCCCTTGGAGCGTTATCGGGACGGCGGACGAAGGGCTCCTGAGGAAAGAGTA
Encoded proteins:
- a CDS encoding NuoM family protein; the protein is MADLHLLTILVFFPLAGCLFMMPVWKRPAAARPLALGVMTGELLLAVWLYVSWHGLAALKPVLSGYLLVEDAPWIGAFGIRYTLGLDGISLLMVMLTAFSFCLALAVSWRAVGEKVGLFLTLLLAMETGIMGVFLALDLALFYLFWEVMLIPMFFLIGIWGHGRRIYSTVKFFLFTMFGSLLMLLAIIALHLLHARQSGVATFGLHELIATPLPAGTQLWLFAAFFLAFAIKFPLFPLHTWLPDAHTDAPTAGSVILAGLLLKTGSYGLIRFGYPLFPQAAHTLTPLFYTLAIAGIIYASLVAFAQEDMKRLIAYSSIGHMGYVAIGIAAWQPVALSGSIIQMANHGVTTGALFAMVGMLDERAHTREIGAFGGLWGKIPLWSFFFLLFSMASVGLPGLNNFVGEFLVLAGTFTKSPLAAELAFAGIVLTLVYTVRLVQEVVFQTERRPLPLADLDRREIFILTVLALMVVWMGVHPAPFLELIHGPVQLLTGGMP
- a CDS encoding NADH-quinone oxidoreductase subunit N, which translates into the protein MTKTDLIALMPLIILAGGSVAVLLAGAVRPGGWLYKLALAFVAADLVWTIAVPAVAVMPGLAVTPFSRFFTAFLDSTGLVALLLASGYNKRRGIVGEEYPATLLFALAGMGAACAATDLLMLFLGLEAFTFAFYILVAVERDSVRGGEAGLKYLLNGTLSAAILAMGIALIYCSRGTLKLAELALHPMALEPLFLAGVCMVVLGLAFKLSWVPAHLWTPDVYQGAPAPVTALLSTASKGASVAAVLLVLPLAAEWRGGRDVLWCLAVATMVCGNLAALMQTGVKRLLAWSSVAQMGYIALAFVALPAGGGRAALFYIVAYAAAGLASFGAVSVLSDGADRDAIEQYRGLGYRNPLAGAALTVSLFSLAGIPPAAGFMAKFAVFSAALRAGETALTLVGVLSALVGVFFYLRVVVALYMKPVDGTAPAARRLTISEIAALVIPTLATVFMGVCPSPLLDLLARILR
- a CDS encoding 1,4-dihydroxy-6-naphthoate synthase, translating into MTTPLTLGFSPCPNDTFMFYPLVHGLVDTRGISYKERLEDVETLNQLALRGELDVTKVSYHALGHIRDEYALLHSGSALGRGCGPLLVAKEHIDPTDLRDRTIAVPGRFTTALLLLRLFDPTLKNFLVMPFNEIMDAVLSGNADAGVIIHESRFTYQGFGLHKILDLGEWWERESGLPIPLGGIVAKRSMGADTIAAIENALRDGVTYSRANPASAAHYIHEHAQEMDEEVCSAHIGLYVNDFSNDLGEEGIRAIKCLMERAEKAGIIPVTTAPLFS
- a CDS encoding SulP family inorganic anion transporter; the encoded protein is MAPEIAPAPLIRHARTHGLRRLLPGVVMLSHYSRAVFLQDLVAGLALTAVLVPVGMGYAEAAGLPAIYGLYATIVPLLAYAVFGPSRILVLGPDSALTALIAATVLPLAAGDADRAAALAAMLAVIAGVLCILAGIAKFGFITDLLSKPVRHGYLNGIALTLLISQLPKLCGFSVDGGSLAGSLTSLVHGILNGRANGTACAIGFSCLAVIFAVKRWGRGLPGVLIAVTGATAAVALFDLAGRAHISVVGALPQGLPVLHIASVSGSEFVALCTGAAAIALVSIADMSVLSRVYALRGGYYVDENQELIALGIANVATGFFQGFSVSSSASRTPVAESAGARTQVTGVVGAMCIALLLIFFPRLMRYVPTAALAAVVISACSAIVEVKEVRRLYHLRRGEFYLSIVCFLGVALLGVIPGIFIAVGLALLTFIWRAWRPYHAVLGRVDGMKGYHDITRHPEARRIQGLVLFRWDAPLFFANAEMFREGVLRAISDAPAPTRCIAIAAEPVTDVDITAADVLVELVEELHKDGIELCFAEMKGPVKDHLKRYGLFARFGTENFFPTIGQAVDHYLNRYRVEWRDWEDDMKAGHR
- a CDS encoding aminopeptidase, whose translation is MTSLDGAFRSLFETNMGIRDNERVLVFSDTIRPDETVSASDRDRRMRLNATARLAADFAAKTYGSSSFVEFPATPASGAEPPRELWLATFGDETISELERSGLLTSLLTKQATPDEIAAGREIILARKETVADIIIALSNNSTSHTRYRALACATGTRFASLPHFDPDMFHSSMTVDWQTLADRTARLVAAVNRAEWVRVTCPNGTDMMICKQGRQAGGDDGLLTAAGSFGNLPAGEGYLAPLEGKSHGIMVIEWGPTRKLDEPLRLYVENGVVVRIEGTDPQRTRLEAKFAENANCRNIAELGIGTNDKASRPDNVLEAEKILGTIHIALGDNSGFGGKVSAPFHEDYVFYRPTLTLVMADGGEQVIIENGRMLV